In one window of Candidatus Binatia bacterium DNA:
- a CDS encoding S8 family serine peptidase → MSQHVRQRNRSESGFGGTKRRRHEPPGGARRAPAPPRRAGGTALAAAALCIGLAGAAAGTETREVALGRVLIKFKDSFTQCAHCLLEQGQPFAPAMIGAPTRVDRLNAEFGVTGATALFADRHDLAGDAARAMAEDRLAAVRARFPGRTARIPEGSPPPPDMTSWYRFELAADRDPFAVCTEYLKDPHVAACQPDFVAVGDSTAPNDPYYSSRGSFGQPYDDLWGLKSMRAESAWQYTAGQGITVAVVDSGVDMTHPDLAGQFWLNPNESIGGGDDDLNGYVDDLFGWDFVDNDNNPTDINGHGTHVAGIVAAQGNNGIGTIGVAPAAQIMVLRGLNKKMTGYVSHLAQAVVYAANMGADIINNSWACKDPCLYNPVAEDAVRVATTLGSVVVFAAGNENQDVYLRSPQRMSDSMSSPVVVAATDYKRRAADFGDGRGTNFGQTVAIAAPGGGRKGDGSPSFTFPVHNILAPLSSERDPTFLRLEDEPRLIVGGQYVRQAGTSMSAPHVAGIAALLEACNPSFSTLDVRYALQASGYSRRFTREQIGYGQLRADRALRHADLPLHVLTEPEPDRIFKLGMHTTVPIEGQVFGSPAKWEVFAGTGSAPETRDTRRLARGAGTGIGTLASLSLAGARPGVRTLIFEGVYRIPQVSGSASVCGTARPIGGSLTRRVRTVRYIAIQPPLAALTANQNAKYLNPTISGSRVAAEELPEQGPAERAVYTHTLQSVQPDWRGAVGTDSPALDAGDERHMVYRDAGGGVNQIRYHDFETGADRQLGAAVEGTRYNPTISGTWAAWREYAGSSRRIVAHDLTTDTTTTIHESTDPLEGPVVDDGRVVWHVWSGASRPGLWVHDLAAGQTRAIEPTTRAVCAAMRGDWVVWAAHESSLLVGGGLPFWVPIGHIYAHHLGSGTTRTLTDRPWVYGCPAIDGSLVAWTAFQDGPWVLFTHDLSANEPSQQLTFGQSALAMTHLDVSGTRVLFVDSQEQIADQLFLLDMNSF, encoded by the coding sequence ATGTCACAACACGTACGGCAGAGGAATCGCAGCGAGTCGGGTTTCGGCGGCACGAAGCGCCGGCGCCATGAGCCGCCGGGAGGCGCGCGCCGCGCTCCCGCGCCGCCGCGGCGGGCGGGTGGGACCGCCCTGGCGGCCGCGGCGCTGTGCATCGGTCTCGCCGGTGCGGCGGCGGGTACGGAGACGCGCGAGGTGGCACTCGGACGGGTGCTGATCAAGTTCAAGGACTCGTTCACCCAGTGCGCACACTGCCTGCTTGAACAGGGCCAGCCGTTTGCGCCGGCGATGATCGGGGCACCGACGCGGGTCGACCGGTTGAATGCGGAGTTTGGGGTGACCGGAGCAACGGCGCTGTTTGCCGATCGGCACGACCTTGCGGGCGATGCGGCGCGGGCGATGGCGGAAGATCGGCTGGCGGCGGTGCGGGCACGGTTCCCCGGGCGCACGGCACGCATCCCGGAGGGGAGCCCGCCCCCGCCGGACATGACGAGCTGGTACAGGTTCGAGCTGGCCGCGGACCGCGACCCGTTCGCGGTGTGTACGGAGTACCTGAAGGACCCGCACGTGGCGGCGTGCCAGCCGGACTTCGTCGCCGTCGGCGACAGCACCGCACCGAACGATCCGTACTACAGTTCGCGCGGGTCGTTCGGTCAGCCTTACGACGATCTCTGGGGCCTCAAGAGCATGCGCGCCGAATCGGCGTGGCAATACACCGCCGGACAGGGAATAACGGTGGCGGTAGTCGATTCGGGCGTGGACATGACGCATCCGGACCTGGCGGGACAGTTCTGGCTGAATCCGAACGAATCGATCGGCGGCGGCGACGACGACCTGAACGGCTACGTCGACGACCTCTTCGGGTGGGATTTCGTCGACAACGACAACAACCCCACCGACATCAACGGCCACGGCACCCACGTCGCCGGCATCGTTGCCGCCCAGGGTAACAACGGCATCGGGACCATCGGCGTGGCTCCGGCGGCTCAAATCATGGTGCTGCGCGGTTTGAACAAGAAGATGACGGGGTACGTCTCGCACCTTGCCCAGGCCGTCGTGTATGCGGCGAACATGGGGGCGGACATCATCAACAACTCCTGGGCGTGCAAGGACCCGTGTCTGTACAACCCGGTTGCGGAGGACGCCGTACGGGTGGCCACCACGCTCGGGAGCGTGGTAGTGTTCGCCGCGGGTAACGAAAACCAGGACGTTTACCTGCGCAGTCCGCAACGGATGTCTGACTCGATGTCGAGCCCCGTGGTGGTCGCCGCGACCGATTACAAACGCAGAGCCGCCGACTTCGGCGACGGCCGCGGCACCAACTTCGGCCAGACGGTGGCAATTGCCGCCCCGGGCGGCGGGCGGAAGGGGGATGGCTCGCCATCGTTCACGTTCCCGGTACACAACATCCTGGCGCCGCTGTCGAGCGAACGTGACCCTACGTTCCTGCGCCTGGAAGACGAGCCCCGCCTCATTGTCGGAGGTCAGTACGTCCGCCAGGCGGGTACGTCCATGTCGGCGCCGCACGTTGCCGGCATCGCCGCTTTGCTCGAGGCGTGCAACCCGTCCTTCTCGACGCTGGACGTGCGCTATGCCCTGCAGGCGTCCGGTTACTCGCGGCGATTCACCAGGGAGCAGATCGGCTACGGGCAACTGCGGGCCGATCGGGCACTGCGACACGCGGACCTGCCGCTGCACGTGCTCACCGAGCCGGAACCGGATCGGATTTTCAAACTCGGCATGCACACGACGGTGCCGATCGAGGGGCAGGTGTTCGGCAGCCCGGCGAAGTGGGAGGTGTTCGCCGGGACCGGGTCGGCGCCGGAGACGCGCGACACGCGGCGGCTTGCGCGCGGAGCGGGAACCGGGATCGGCACGCTGGCCAGCCTGAGCCTCGCCGGCGCCCGCCCGGGCGTGCGCACGCTCATCTTCGAAGGCGTTTATCGCATCCCACAGGTCTCGGGGTCGGCATCGGTGTGCGGGACGGCCCGGCCCATCGGCGGCAGTCTGACGCGGCGGGTGCGCACCGTGCGCTACATCGCGATCCAGCCGCCGCTCGCGGCGCTCACTGCCAACCAGAACGCCAAGTACCTCAACCCGACGATCTCCGGCAGCCGGGTTGCGGCGGAGGAACTTCCGGAGCAGGGCCCCGCCGAGCGTGCCGTCTACACGCACACACTCCAGAGCGTGCAGCCGGACTGGCGCGGCGCGGTCGGGACTGACTCGCCCGCGCTGGACGCCGGCGACGAGCGCCACATGGTCTATCGCGACGCCGGCGGGGGCGTGAACCAGATCCGCTACCACGATTTCGAGACCGGCGCCGATCGCCAGCTCGGCGCTGCGGTCGAAGGAACCCGCTACAACCCGACAATCAGCGGCACCTGGGCGGCCTGGCGCGAGTACGCCGGCAGCAGCCGGCGCATCGTCGCGCACGACCTGACGACCGATACGACGACCACGATACACGAGAGCACGGACCCGCTCGAAGGACCCGTGGTCGATGACGGGCGCGTCGTCTGGCACGTCTGGTCCGGGGCATCGCGGCCGGGTCTGTGGGTACACGATCTTGCCGCCGGGCAGACCCGGGCGATCGAGCCGACGACGCGGGCGGTCTGTGCGGCGATGCGCGGCGACTGGGTGGTGTGGGCGGCGCACGAGAGCTCGCTGCTGGTGGGCGGCGGGCTGCCGTTCTGGGTGCCGATCGGGCACATTTACGCGCACCACCTGGGGTCGGGAACGACGCGGACGCTCACGGATCGGCCGTGGGTGTACGGCTGCCCGGCGATCGACGGGTCGCTGGTGGCGTGGACGGCCTTTCAGGACGGGCCGTGGGTGCTGTTCACGCACGATCTGTCGGCGAACGAGCCGTCGCAGCAACTCACCTTCGGGCAGTCGGCACTGGCGATGACGCATCTGGACGTGTCGGGCACGCGGGTGCTGTTCGTCGACTCGCAGGAGCAGATCGCCGACCAGCTCTTTCTGCTCGATATGAACAGCTTCTGA
- a CDS encoding PadR family transcriptional regulator, protein MVVRYMVLGLLRDGAPTHGYALVKAYRERSGSQINSGNFYRELRRLVADGSVRLLNTDSQPDPRRRQVEITPAGRRELDAWFAGLSDPPAPDGQDDLTLRTMFIASIEPAMARRLLARWRDGLWLQSKVLERARDAAAEAGEDNGFALRRSVIARRLRHVVADLDFLEELQTALGPRLSGTEPAAAGPPASAVAPAVAAKRSGRRR, encoded by the coding sequence ATGGTCGTTCGTTACATGGTGCTGGGTCTGTTGCGCGATGGCGCTCCCACCCACGGGTATGCGCTGGTCAAGGCGTATCGGGAACGTTCCGGCTCGCAGATCAACAGCGGCAACTTCTATCGCGAGCTGCGGCGCCTGGTTGCCGATGGAAGCGTGCGGCTGCTCAACACCGACTCGCAGCCCGATCCGCGCCGCCGGCAGGTCGAGATCACCCCCGCCGGCCGCCGCGAGTTAGATGCGTGGTTCGCCGGCCTGAGCGATCCGCCGGCGCCGGACGGCCAGGACGACCTCACGCTGCGCACCATGTTCATCGCCAGCATCGAACCGGCTATGGCACGGCGGCTCCTCGCACGCTGGCGCGACGGCCTCTGGCTGCAAAGCAAGGTGCTCGAACGCGCCCGTGACGCTGCCGCCGAGGCCGGCGAAGACAACGGCTTCGCGCTGCGGCGCAGCGTCATCGCCCGCCGGCTGAGGCATGTCGTCGCCGACCTCGACTTCCTCGAGGAGTTGCAGACCGCGCTGGGCCCACGGCTGTCCGGAACGGAGCCCGCCGCCGCGGGGCCGCCGGCTTCCGCCGTAGCGCCGGCAGTGGCGGCGAAGCGGAGCGGCCGCCGCCGCTGA
- a CDS encoding ABC transporter permease: MYRTRLDLRMSRRFLRGSAGRMVLTVVALALGVALVCAFDLVNRAVLRAFVEIVDTMAGRAALQVTVPDGGLFAENVAATVAAVPGVERALPVVAATAFTVEDPPVSLTIHGFDLTDDDNARVYEPADGHVAGIDDPIVFLNQPDSIIVTRDFAARRGLGEGSRLQLDTPTGRRWFTVRGRLEPRGIGRAYGGNLVLMDLFAAEAAFTRPELVNRVDVVVARDADVGTVARAIEAALPAGLRVETPAQRKADLHAVMRSLQTLLQALGLIALAAAFMIAFNRLNAVFEQRLWMCGVLRAIGARRRAVWWMLVKDGVLLGLAGTGLGIGLGIGLGRLILPVVAATTALNARLVAPAAELSVRPASLALAMAVGLSASVLAALLPAWRASGVSIIETIRGRGTEMPASRRRWPWLAAVLTAAALTAAVVLQATTRDALWGIAATVLAVVAIKVLSGPFLRFAGSPVMWQVAHRAGGLGHFVAASMDVNPRRNALGIATIAIGLGAVFWLGIVGYSFETSVVRVLDEAWRADLVVSSAHFGSGALETPIDDRFGDTLRAVEGIESVVGIRLANWEYRGGPIVLDAFDPAYFRDPEFGQWPLLGAHQPGVWEAVAAGDSVIVSSNFAQNLDVSVGDTLVLDTPTGPLRLAVGGITTDFASPRGTVEISRAVYARRWNDPRVTRFFVQVAPGHATEAVRERIARAMAAAGGAWRVVSSGELVEYWRGQIRLAFASVYVLAAVIFAVILFGMADNLTASVVDRTRELGTVRALGVRRRRVAAMVVGEALAMTGMGLALAFVQGFGLAVLWVKGTIPFLLGWVVELSVPAVPLAAIAVVTVMSAILAAVIPARRAAAIEPAAALRWE; encoded by the coding sequence ATGTACCGCACCCGGCTCGATCTGCGCATGTCGCGCCGCTTTCTGCGCGGCAGTGCCGGACGCATGGTGCTCACCGTCGTTGCCCTCGCCCTCGGCGTTGCCCTCGTCTGCGCCTTCGACCTCGTCAACCGCGCCGTCCTGCGTGCCTTCGTGGAAATCGTCGATACGATGGCCGGCCGCGCCGCCTTGCAGGTCACCGTTCCCGACGGCGGCCTGTTCGCCGAGAACGTCGCTGCCACCGTCGCCGCCGTCCCCGGTGTCGAACGCGCCCTTCCGGTCGTTGCCGCAACCGCGTTTACCGTCGAGGACCCGCCCGTCTCGCTCACCATTCACGGCTTCGATCTCACCGACGACGACAACGCCCGCGTCTACGAGCCCGCCGACGGCCATGTCGCCGGCATCGACGATCCCATCGTCTTCCTCAATCAGCCCGACTCGATTATCGTTACCCGCGACTTTGCCGCTCGCCGCGGCCTGGGCGAGGGAAGCCGCCTGCAACTCGATACCCCCACCGGGCGGCGCTGGTTCACCGTGCGCGGCCGGCTCGAGCCGCGCGGCATCGGCCGCGCCTACGGCGGCAACCTGGTGCTCATGGACCTGTTCGCCGCCGAGGCCGCGTTCACCCGGCCCGAGTTGGTGAACCGCGTCGACGTCGTCGTCGCCCGCGACGCCGACGTCGGCACCGTTGCCCGCGCCATCGAGGCCGCGCTTCCCGCCGGCCTGCGCGTCGAGACGCCGGCGCAGCGCAAGGCCGACCTGCACGCCGTCATGCGGTCCCTGCAGACACTCTTGCAGGCGCTCGGTCTGATCGCCCTTGCGGCCGCTTTCATGATCGCTTTCAACCGGCTGAACGCCGTCTTCGAGCAACGCCTGTGGATGTGCGGGGTGCTGCGGGCCATCGGTGCGCGCCGGCGCGCCGTGTGGTGGATGCTCGTCAAGGACGGGGTCCTGCTCGGTCTGGCCGGCACCGGGCTCGGCATCGGGCTCGGGATCGGACTCGGCCGGCTCATCCTGCCGGTGGTGGCGGCGACCACGGCGCTCAACGCCCGCCTCGTCGCGCCGGCCGCCGAGCTGTCGGTACGCCCCGCGTCGCTGGCGCTCGCGATGGCGGTGGGCCTGAGTGCCTCCGTACTGGCGGCGCTGCTGCCCGCCTGGCGCGCTTCGGGCGTGAGTATCATCGAGACCATCCGCGGGCGCGGGACGGAAATGCCGGCGTCGCGCCGCCGGTGGCCGTGGCTTGCGGCGGTACTGACCGCTGCCGCCCTGACGGCCGCCGTCGTCTTGCAGGCAACAACCCGCGACGCGCTGTGGGGGATCGCCGCCACGGTCCTTGCCGTCGTTGCCATCAAGGTTCTTTCCGGGCCGTTCTTGCGCTTCGCCGGCAGCCCGGTGATGTGGCAGGTCGCGCACCGTGCCGGTGGCCTCGGGCATTTCGTGGCCGCCAGTATGGACGTGAACCCGCGCCGGAACGCGCTGGGTATCGCGACGATCGCCATTGGCCTCGGGGCGGTGTTCTGGCTCGGTATCGTCGGCTACTCGTTCGAGACTTCGGTCGTGCGTGTCCTCGACGAGGCCTGGCGCGCCGACCTCGTCGTCAGCTCGGCGCACTTCGGGTCGGGGGCGCTGGAGACGCCGATCGACGACCGCTTCGGCGACACGCTGCGCGCGGTCGAGGGTATCGAGTCGGTGGTTGGCATCCGTCTCGCCAACTGGGAGTACCGCGGCGGACCGATCGTTCTTGACGCCTTCGATCCGGCCTATTTCCGCGACCCGGAGTTCGGGCAGTGGCCGTTGCTCGGGGCCCACCAACCCGGCGTGTGGGAGGCTGTGGCGGCGGGCGATTCGGTAATCGTATCGAGCAATTTCGCGCAGAACCTGGACGTGAGCGTCGGCGACACGCTGGTGCTGGACACGCCGACCGGGCCCTTGCGCCTGGCGGTGGGCGGGATCACCACCGACTTCGCCTCGCCGCGCGGCACGGTGGAAATCAGCCGCGCGGTGTACGCCCGGCGTTGGAACGATCCGCGGGTGACGCGGTTTTTCGTTCAGGTCGCGCCGGGGCACGCTACAGAGGCGGTGCGCGAGCGCATCGCGCGGGCGATGGCGGCAGCCGGCGGCGCGTGGCGGGTGGTGTCGTCGGGCGAGCTGGTCGAGTACTGGCGCGGCCAGATTCGGCTCGCCTTCGCTTCGGTGTACGTGCTGGCGGCGGTGATCTTCGCGGTGATTCTGTTCGGCATGGCCGACAACCTCACTGCCAGCGTCGTCGACCGGACGCGGGAGCTCGGCACGGTCCGGGCCCTCGGCGTACGCCGCCGCCGGGTCGCGGCGATGGTCGTCGGCGAGGCGCTGGCGATGACCGGCATGGGGTTGGCGCTGGCGTTCGTGCAGGGATTCGGGCTGGCCGTATTGTGGGTGAAGGGGACGATTCCGTTCCTGCTCGGGTGGGTCGTCGAGCTGAGCGTACCGGCCGTGCCGCTCGCGGCGATCGCCGTCGTGACAGTCATGAGTGCGATTCTGGCGGCCGTCATTCCGGCCCGCCGGGCGGCAGCCATCGAACCGGCGGCCGCCCTGAGATGGGAGTAG
- a CDS encoding ABC transporter ATP-binding protein: MSTHDTPAIVLEGVTKRYGSEASAALDDVTARVPQGEFVSVMGPSGSGKSTLLHIISGLEVPTTGRVFVDGRDLAGLSDDARSDLRLERIGIVFQNFNLFPSFTVEENVAWPLEFRGVRGRVARGRAHDALERVGVHDSSWGRLPVALSGGEQQRVAVARAMVTEPALLLADEPTGNLDSRNGRAILDLLRGLNREDRLTIVLVTHSTYAATYGQRTIEIEDGRIVRDISAPPEPSARVLPLRK; the protein is encoded by the coding sequence ATGTCGACACATGACACGCCGGCCATTGTACTGGAGGGAGTAACGAAGCGGTACGGCAGCGAGGCAAGCGCGGCGCTCGACGACGTAACGGCTCGGGTGCCGCAGGGCGAGTTCGTCTCGGTCATGGGTCCGAGCGGCTCGGGCAAGAGCACGCTGCTGCACATCATTTCCGGGCTGGAGGTGCCCACCACCGGGCGGGTGTTCGTCGATGGGCGCGACCTTGCCGGGTTGTCCGACGATGCGCGCAGCGACCTGCGCCTGGAGCGCATCGGCATCGTGTTTCAGAACTTCAACCTGTTCCCCAGCTTCACCGTCGAGGAGAACGTCGCCTGGCCGCTCGAGTTCCGCGGTGTGCGGGGGCGCGTGGCACGCGGCCGCGCACACGATGCGCTCGAGCGGGTCGGGGTCCACGATTCGTCCTGGGGCCGGCTGCCGGTAGCGCTCTCCGGCGGCGAGCAGCAGCGAGTGGCGGTGGCGCGGGCCATGGTAACCGAGCCGGCCCTGCTCCTCGCCGACGAGCCGACCGGTAACCTGGACTCGCGCAACGGCCGCGCCATCCTCGACCTGCTGCGCGGACTGAACCGGGAAGATCGACTCACCATCGTGCTGGTGACCCACAGTACCTACGCCGCTACTTACGGGCAGCGCACCATCGAGATCGAAGACGGCCGCATCGTGCGCGACATCAGCGCGCCGCCCGAACCCTCGGCGCGGGTCCTGCCGCTGCGCAAGTGA
- a CDS encoding ATP-binding protein, with protein sequence MPRSHTRRYALRDNLNRELIRQTAYFVLVSRVVIGLATWILFNEVFLPTAPEAWPVHVVFVAYFVANSIFCLEYRAGRIDVRLVGADVLVNLATVATAVGCTGGLDSPVVLVVLFKVAGYAFIYGPATGIASTVFTVVSFAGLGVGQLLGLWSVLPIDAVTPELKGPIEFGFRVTVLGMILVGAMWFFNQVVVKEREVGTQERRAQDALAQARAAATVTSALLAVSEAVSRLTRLDEILIKVVDVAPRVLGVDYCGVFLWNEENGTYRGAAVSGVDGATTRNLLAMRLTPAEVPDLEWVRRLGHCAVIAPRGMERLGGPSAAMLLTAPLLSGGRFFGVLQFARRSGDQGFTQRDLTIADGIAGQTAVALERSRLTDESRRLVRAVDSTSEAVLIADGDRRIVFANPAFLRMFGYTWEEIQGRDGLSLNAVVSAEQVDAIQAALQHGDWRGEIVARRKDGATFQASLHVNLIRAGDDGRIEGSVAIIEDVSEQKRLQEQLARTDRLATAGQFAAGVAHEVNNALVGILGQTDLARDADDVATLQDALGRVETQGRRIAEIVQQLVGFARPRPPERGPVDLRALVRSTLDLMAHDLGRNRIQSETRFPADLAAVEVDAQQIQQVLVNLFTNAMQAMQPEGGTLTVSIYPVGGAIALDVRDTGPGIPSDTLSRVFDPFFSTKTEGTGLGLSVSYAIVNAHGGSLTAKSAPEVPTTFTLTLPTGKDESGFVQRTALLVDDDPEVADTLTDMLRKEGLTVRRAATGNDALEILAEEEFDAIFLDLRLPDISGQDVFQRLVTTRPEQARRVAFVTGGLWRLDNRDLQRKLPPQPTLSKPCTSAQIREVLRALRQQERAAA encoded by the coding sequence GTGCCACGGTCGCACACCCGGCGGTACGCGTTGCGGGACAATCTCAATCGCGAGTTGATCCGGCAGACGGCGTACTTCGTACTGGTGTCGCGAGTCGTCATCGGACTCGCGACGTGGATTCTTTTCAACGAGGTGTTCCTGCCGACGGCGCCGGAGGCGTGGCCGGTGCACGTGGTCTTCGTTGCGTACTTCGTCGCCAACTCGATCTTCTGCCTGGAATACCGCGCCGGACGGATCGACGTTCGGCTGGTCGGAGCCGACGTCCTTGTCAACCTCGCCACCGTCGCCACCGCCGTCGGCTGCACCGGCGGCCTCGACAGCCCGGTGGTCCTGGTGGTTCTCTTCAAGGTCGCCGGTTACGCGTTCATCTACGGACCGGCAACCGGCATTGCCTCGACCGTGTTCACGGTGGTCAGCTTTGCCGGTCTGGGAGTCGGGCAACTGCTGGGGTTGTGGAGCGTACTGCCGATCGACGCCGTCACGCCCGAGCTGAAGGGACCGATCGAGTTCGGCTTCCGGGTAACGGTTCTGGGCATGATCCTTGTCGGGGCGATGTGGTTCTTTAACCAGGTCGTCGTCAAGGAACGCGAGGTCGGTACGCAGGAACGACGCGCTCAGGACGCTCTCGCGCAGGCCCGCGCCGCCGCCACGGTAACCAGCGCCCTGCTCGCCGTCAGCGAAGCGGTGAGCCGCCTCACCCGGCTCGACGAGATCCTGATCAAGGTCGTCGATGTCGCGCCGCGCGTTCTCGGCGTCGATTACTGCGGCGTTTTCCTGTGGAACGAAGAGAACGGCACCTACCGCGGCGCGGCGGTCTCGGGGGTCGACGGCGCGACCACGCGCAATCTGCTGGCGATGCGGTTGACGCCGGCCGAGGTGCCCGATCTCGAGTGGGTGCGCCGCCTCGGCCACTGCGCGGTGATTGCTCCGCGCGGCATGGAACGGCTCGGCGGCCCGTCCGCCGCCATGTTACTGACCGCGCCGCTGCTGAGCGGCGGCCGCTTCTTCGGCGTCCTTCAGTTCGCGCGCCGGAGCGGCGACCAGGGATTCACGCAGCGCGACCTGACCATTGCGGACGGCATCGCCGGGCAAACCGCCGTCGCCCTCGAGCGCAGCCGGCTCACCGACGAGAGCCGGCGGCTGGTCCGTGCCGTCGACAGCACCAGCGAAGCCGTCCTGATTGCGGACGGGGATCGACGCATTGTCTTCGCCAACCCGGCGTTCCTGCGGATGTTCGGTTACACATGGGAAGAGATCCAGGGGCGCGACGGCCTGTCGCTTAACGCGGTGGTGTCGGCGGAACAGGTCGATGCGATACAGGCGGCTCTGCAACACGGCGACTGGCGCGGCGAAATCGTCGCCCGGCGCAAGGACGGCGCGACCTTCCAGGCGTCGCTCCACGTCAACCTGATCCGCGCCGGCGACGACGGCCGGATCGAGGGCTCCGTGGCGATCATCGAGGACGTCTCGGAACAAAAGCGCCTCCAGGAGCAACTGGCCCGCACGGATCGACTCGCTACCGCCGGGCAGTTCGCCGCCGGCGTGGCGCACGAGGTCAATAACGCGCTGGTCGGAATTCTCGGCCAGACCGACCTCGCGCGCGATGCCGACGACGTCGCCACCCTGCAAGACGCCCTCGGGCGCGTCGAGACTCAGGGCCGGCGCATCGCCGAGATCGTCCAGCAACTGGTCGGTTTCGCGCGGCCTCGGCCGCCGGAACGCGGTCCGGTCGATCTGCGCGCCCTGGTTCGGAGCACGCTGGATCTGATGGCCCACGACCTCGGCCGCAACCGCATCCAGAGCGAGACCCGATTTCCGGCCGACCTCGCTGCGGTGGAGGTCGATGCCCAGCAGATCCAGCAGGTGCTGGTGAACCTGTTCACCAACGCCATGCAAGCGATGCAACCCGAAGGCGGCACGCTGACCGTGAGCATCTACCCGGTGGGCGGGGCCATAGCGCTCGATGTGCGCGACACCGGTCCCGGCATCCCGTCCGACACTCTGTCGCGGGTCTTCGATCCTTTCTTTTCCACCAAGACGGAAGGGACGGGCCTGGGCCTGAGCGTGAGCTACGCGATCGTCAACGCGCACGGCGGGTCGCTAACGGCAAAGAGTGCGCCCGAAGTACCCACCACCTTCACCCTCACCCTGCCCACCGGGAAAGACGAGTCCGGGTTCGTGCAGCGCACGGCGTTGCTGGTCGACGACGATCCCGAGGTTGCCGACACACTTACCGACATGCTCCGCAAGGAGGGGCTTACGGTGCGGCGGGCAGCAACCGGCAACGACGCGCTGGAGATCCTGGCGGAGGAGGAGTTCGACGCCATCTTCCTCGACCTGCGGCTGCCGGACATCTCGGGGCAGGACGTCTTCCAGCGTCTGGTAACGACGCGGCCCGAGCAGGCTCGCCGTGTGGCCTTCGTCACCGGCGGTCTGTGGCGTCTCGACAATCGCGACCTCCAGCGCAAGCTCCCGCCGCAGCCGACACTCAGCAAGCCCTGCACGTCGGCGCAGATCCGCGAGGTGCTCCGCGCCCTGCGCCAGCAGGAACGGGCGGCCGCGTAG
- a CDS encoding glutamate-cysteine ligase family protein has translation MSQYIAESGAPKPLERYDQLVEYFEQACKPRAQWGIGTEYEKVAVRAETGEAVPFTGGIEEVLRRLADRYAWEPIFEDGRIIALSGADAAITLEPGGQLELSGRVCDSLHCTRAEFAEHVAEVVTVGAELGIAFLGLGMQPFSPLEAIEWVPKRRYAIMGPHMLRVGTLGQRMMKQTATVQMNIDYASERDAMAKLRTGMGIGALLTAMFANSPISDGALNGFLSYRAHIWTDTDPARCGLLPFVFRSTASFADYVDYALDVPMYFVVRGDRWIDMTAYTFRRFWQEGCGGERATLDDWNVHLTTLFPEARIKRYIEIRSVDSQPPELMLAAPAMVKGIFYDADCLDAAWDLVKGWTWEERLELYAAAPRSALRGRVRGIEVREYAWELLRIAEAGLDRQRPAGGAAESEAVYLERLRDLVRRGRCPADSLVEKWTGVWDRDATRLVAGTTYRIAA, from the coding sequence ATGTCGCAGTACATCGCCGAGAGCGGTGCCCCCAAGCCGCTGGAGCGGTACGACCAACTGGTCGAATACTTCGAGCAGGCGTGCAAACCGCGCGCGCAGTGGGGGATCGGCACCGAGTACGAAAAGGTGGCCGTCCGGGCCGAGACGGGCGAGGCGGTGCCGTTTACCGGCGGCATCGAGGAGGTGCTGCGCCGGCTCGCCGACCGCTATGCGTGGGAGCCGATTTTCGAGGACGGGCGCATCATCGCGCTCAGCGGGGCCGATGCCGCCATAACGCTGGAACCGGGCGGTCAGCTCGAGCTCAGCGGCCGGGTGTGCGACAGCCTGCATTGCACCCGTGCGGAGTTCGCCGAGCATGTCGCCGAGGTGGTGACGGTTGGTGCCGAACTCGGCATTGCGTTCCTCGGTCTCGGCATGCAGCCGTTCAGCCCCCTCGAAGCGATCGAGTGGGTGCCGAAGCGCCGCTACGCCATCATGGGCCCGCACATGTTGCGGGTCGGTACGCTCGGCCAGCGCATGATGAAGCAGACGGCCACCGTGCAGATGAACATCGACTACGCCAGCGAGCGCGACGCAATGGCGAAGTTGCGCACGGGCATGGGCATCGGAGCGCTGCTGACGGCGATGTTCGCCAACTCGCCGATCAGCGACGGCGCCCTCAATGGCTTCCTCAGCTATCGCGCCCACATCTGGACCGACACCGACCCGGCACGTTGCGGTTTGCTGCCGTTCGTCTTCCGTTCTACGGCGAGCTTCGCCGACTACGTCGACTACGCCCTCGACGTGCCGATGTATTTCGTCGTGCGCGGCGACCGCTGGATCGACATGACGGCGTATACGTTCCGGCGCTTCTGGCAGGAAGGCTGCGGCGGGGAACGTGCCACTCTCGACGACTGGAACGTACACCTCACCACGTTGTTTCCCGAGGCGCGCATCAAGCGCTACATCGAGATCCGGTCGGTCGACAGCCAACCTCCGGAGCTGATGCTCGCCGCCCCGGCGATGGTCAAGGGCATCTTCTACGATGCGGATTGCCTCGATGCGGCCTGGGACCTCGTCAAGGGCTGGACCTGGGAGGAGCGGCTCGAGCTGTACGCGGCGGCCCCACGGTCTGCCCTGCGCGGTCGCGTGCGCGGCATCGAGGTGCGCGAGTACGCGTGGGAGCTGCTGCGAATCGCCGAAGCCGGTCTGGATCGGCAGCGTCCCGCCGGCGGTGCGGCGGAAAGCGAAGCGGTCTACCTCGAACGCCTGCGCGATCTGGTTCGCCGCGGCCGCTGCCCCGCCGATTCGCTCGTCGAGAAGTGGACGGGGGTCTGGGACCGTGACGCCACGCGCCTGGTGGCCGGTACGACCTACCGCATCGCGGCGTGA